In Aegilops tauschii subsp. strangulata cultivar AL8/78 chromosome 3, Aet v6.0, whole genome shotgun sequence, one genomic interval encodes:
- the LOC109746992 gene encoding uncharacterized protein: MVHCKQPRRTPGVPGNGGRARAGGGGQAVAADPGYMRPTSSSGARAGREVASAAAVSAASAPSAQTLLTKAAALGGSTPLAARQTCSSAQKGARALGGGGGGCEGHRACRYAYCTFKGHAPAAPPLGAFLASRRSLIKTEQSMKHRGVSAFRNPSSNAARKGDDGLFVQVACPGARPKTASSGSCCSGLSAEEVESPYVNFGRRSLRGGTTDKWGASVDGSCGSSDVISDGFADLPGTASSPSPSPGRKEQTGQDERKASWVDQQEAEEEDSAACCRSDISEELGPRYQGNSMSKDCGGVVGSSLESSMDDISSAFGGMNFQDAGADAAAATSQGNKLTMSRRRTPRGGERIRAFNPRAPNFLPVVPDPDAEKVDLRHQMTDDRKNAEEWMVDYALRRTVNKLARAQKRKVEMLVQAFETVLPPVLGEKKSDDKKSFACNL, encoded by the exons atgGTGCACTGCAAGCAGCCGCGCAGGACGCCCGGCGTCCCGGGGAACGGGGGTCGCGCGCGCGCCGGGGGCGGGGGCCAGGCCGTGGCGGCCGACCCCGGCTACATGCGACCGACCAGCAGCTCCGGCGCCAGGGCCGGCCGGGAGGTTGCATCTGCGGCGGCGGTTTCGGCGGCCTCCGCTCCCTCCGCGCAGACGTTGCTGACCAAGGCGGCAGCGCTCGGAGGGAGCACGCCGCTGGCGGCCAGGCAGACCTGCTCCTCCGCCCAGAAGGGCGCCCGCGCcctcggcggtggcggcgggggctGCGAGGGGCACCGCGCCTGCCGGTACGCCTACTGCACCTTCAAGGGCCACGCGCCCGCGGCGCCGCCGCTGGGGGCCTTCCTGGCGTCCCGCAGGAGCCTCATCAAGACGGAGCAGAGCATGAAGCACAGGGGGGTCTCCGCCTTCCGCAACCCCAGCAGCAATGCCGCCCGCAAAGGGGACGACGGGCTCTTCGTCCAGGTGGCGTGTCCCGGCGCCCGCCCCAAGACGGCGAGCTCGGGCTCCTGCTGCAGCGGCCTCTCCGCCGAGGAGGTGGAGTCTCCCTACGTCAACTTCGGCCGCCGGAGTCTCCGGGGTGGGACGACGGACAAGTGGGGCGCCTCGGTGGACGGCTCCTGCGGGTCCAGCGACGTCATCTCGGACGGCTTCGCCGACCTGCCAGGGACGGCGagctctccctctccctctcccggACGCAAGGAGCAGACTGGTCAAGATGAGAGGAAGGCTTCTTGGGTCGATCAACaagaagcagaggaggaggactCTGCTGCCTGCTGCAGGTCTGATATCTCAGAGGAGCTGGGTCCAAGATACCAAGGCAACAGCATGTCTAAAG ATTGCGGCGGCGTTGTCGGCTCTTCACTGGAATCCTCAATGGATGACATATCCAGTGCATTTGGTGGGATGAATTTCCAAGATGCAGGGGCTGATGCCGCGGCGGCAACCAGCCAGGGAAACAAGCTGACCATGTCCAGGAGAAGAACACCTAGAGGCGGGGAGCGAATCCGGGCATTCAACCCCAGGGCCCCGAACTTTCTTCCGGTGGTGCCTGATCCGGATGCTGAAAAGGTTGACCTCAGGCATCAGATGACCGATGATCGCAAGAATGCCGAGGAGTGGATGGTCGATTATGCACTCCGGAGGACAGTGAACAAGTTGGCCCGTGCTCAGAAGAGGAAGGTGGAGATGCTTGTCCAGGCCTTTGAGACTGTTCTGCCACCAGTCCTCGGCGAGAAGAAGTCCGACGACAAGAAAAGCTTTGCCTGCAACTTATAG